A single genomic interval of Azospirillum sp. TSA2s harbors:
- a CDS encoding transposase, whose product MPFKHQAAHRHQFPHAKYHVTNWAAYEASLRQRGSLTIWFSEEAIQAWRAAPRTTRGGQPRYSPVAIETALTVRALSPYTREHVRRFGQYVLDMNDLPGPLNPMPLPFEVPL is encoded by the coding sequence ATGCCGTTCAAGCACCAAGCTGCGCACCGCCACCAGTTCCCGCACGCCAAGTATCATGTGACGAATTGGGCGGCCTATGAGGCCAGTCTGCGCCAGCGTGGTAGCCTGACGATCTGGTTCAGTGAGGAGGCCATCCAGGCCTGGCGCGCCGCCCCGCGGACCACGCGCGGCGGGCAGCCGCGGTACTCGCCCGTAGCCATTGAGACGGCCCTGACGGTGCGGGCCCTCAGCCCCTACACGCGCGAGCATGTCCGCCGCTTCGGCCAGTACGTCCTCGACATGAACGACCTACCGGGGCCGCTCAATCCCATGCCCCTCCCCTTCGAAGTGCCCTTGTGA